One window of Pseudomonas urmiensis genomic DNA carries:
- a CDS encoding RNA polymerase sigma factor, protein MSQSRFNTVFLSQRLSLLRTLQGMVGNPSTAEDLLQETYLRVTRALGERPIEHLEPFVFQTARNLALDHLRARRVQARTLVDDVPEQVLHNVAAPASSSEDAAHAEQLLKHLSVSLSQLTSRQQQIFILSRLHGASYMEIAEQLNVSASTVQKELKLIMAICMGVADRLK, encoded by the coding sequence GTGAGTCAGTCTCGCTTCAACACCGTTTTCCTCTCCCAGCGTCTCAGCCTGCTGCGTACGCTACAGGGCATGGTGGGCAACCCCAGCACGGCGGAAGACCTGCTGCAGGAGACTTACCTGCGGGTCACTCGGGCCTTGGGCGAGCGGCCAATCGAGCATCTGGAGCCGTTCGTCTTCCAGACGGCGCGCAACCTCGCCCTCGATCACTTGCGCGCCCGCCGGGTGCAGGCGCGGACATTGGTCGACGACGTGCCCGAGCAAGTGCTGCACAACGTTGCCGCACCGGCCAGCAGCAGCGAGGACGCCGCCCACGCCGAGCAACTGCTCAAGCACCTGAGTGTGAGCCTCAGCCAGCTGACCTCGCGCCAGCAGCAAATTTTTATCCTCAGCCGCCTGCATGGCGCCAGCTACATGGAAATCGCCGAGCAGTTGAACGTCTCGGCCAGCACGGTTCAGAAGGAACTGAAACTGATCATGGCCATCTGCATGGGTGTAGCCGATCGACTCAAGTGA
- the gap gene encoding type I glyceraldehyde-3-phosphate dehydrogenase: MTLRIAINGFGRIGRNVLRALYTQGYRQDLQVVAINDLGDSAMNAHLLKYDSVHGIFDAQVEADHESLTVNGDRIAVSAIRNPAELPWKAEAIDVVFECTGLFTERAKAAAHLSAGAGKVIISAPGKGVDATVVYGVNHDVLRASHQIISSASCTTNCLAPIAQVLHREFGIEQGLMTTIHAYTNDQVLTDVYHNDPFRARSATQSMIPSKTGAAEAVGLVLPELAGKLTGMAVRVPVINVSLVDLTVNLKREASAEEVNQLFLEASRHSRVLGYNALPLVSCDFNHNPLSSIFDANHTRANGRMLKVLAWYDNEWGFSNRMLDNCLALCSAR, translated from the coding sequence ATGACCCTTCGCATCGCCATCAACGGATTCGGCCGCATCGGACGCAACGTCCTGCGCGCACTCTATACCCAAGGCTACCGCCAGGACCTGCAGGTCGTCGCAATCAACGACTTGGGTGACAGCGCGATGAACGCCCACCTGCTCAAGTACGACAGCGTGCACGGCATCTTCGACGCCCAGGTCGAGGCCGATCACGAGAGCCTGACCGTCAATGGCGACCGCATCGCCGTCAGCGCCATCCGCAATCCGGCCGAACTGCCGTGGAAGGCCGAGGCGATCGATGTGGTGTTCGAATGTACCGGGCTGTTCACCGAGCGGGCCAAGGCCGCTGCTCACCTGAGTGCCGGCGCGGGCAAAGTGATCATCTCGGCGCCGGGCAAGGGCGTCGATGCCACCGTGGTGTACGGCGTCAACCATGACGTGCTGCGCGCCTCGCACCAGATCATCTCCAGCGCCTCGTGCACCACCAACTGCTTGGCGCCGATTGCCCAGGTGCTGCACCGTGAGTTCGGCATCGAGCAAGGCCTGATGACCACCATCCATGCCTACACCAATGACCAGGTGCTGACTGACGTCTACCACAACGACCCGTTCCGCGCGCGCTCGGCCACCCAGTCGATGATCCCCAGCAAGACCGGCGCCGCCGAGGCGGTCGGCCTGGTCCTGCCGGAGTTGGCCGGCAAGCTCACCGGTATGGCCGTGCGGGTGCCGGTGATCAACGTGTCGTTGGTCGACCTGACCGTGAACCTCAAGCGCGAGGCCAGCGCCGAAGAGGTCAACCAGCTGTTCCTCGAAGCCAGCCGCCACTCCCGTGTACTGGGCTACAACGCCCTGCCACTGGTGTCGTGCGACTTCAATCACAACCCGCTGTCGTCGATTTTCGACGCCAACCACACCCGCGCCAATGGCCGCATGCTCAAGGTGTTGGCCTGGTACGACAACGAATGGGGCTTCTCCAACCGCATGCTGGATAACTGCCTGGCGCTGTGTAGCGCACGCTAG
- a CDS encoding response regulator, producing MSTAARSILMVDDDQEIRELLQTYLSRSGFQVRAEADGQGFRQALDSAPCDLVILDVMLPDEDGFSLCRWVRQHPRLSRVPIIMLTASSDEADRVIGLELGADDYLGKPFSPRELQARIKALLRRAEFGQAAPSSAVLAFDDWRLDTVSHRLFHRDGEEVILSGADFALLKLFLDNPQQILDRDTIGNATRGREPMPLDRIVDMAVSRLRSRLRDTDKPPRLIRTVRGSGYLLAAHVCPAN from the coding sequence GTGAGCACTGCCGCCCGATCGATCCTGATGGTCGATGACGACCAGGAAATCCGCGAACTGTTACAAACCTACCTCAGCCGCTCGGGCTTTCAGGTCCGTGCCGAAGCCGATGGCCAAGGCTTTCGTCAAGCCCTCGACAGCGCACCCTGCGACCTGGTGATCCTCGATGTCATGCTCCCCGACGAAGACGGCTTCAGCCTGTGCCGTTGGGTCCGCCAGCATCCGCGCTTGTCGCGGGTGCCGATCATCATGCTCACCGCCAGCTCCGACGAGGCCGACCGGGTCATCGGCCTGGAACTGGGCGCTGACGATTACCTCGGCAAACCGTTCAGCCCACGCGAGTTGCAGGCCCGCATCAAGGCCCTGCTGCGCCGCGCTGAATTTGGCCAGGCTGCACCGAGCAGTGCGGTGCTGGCTTTTGACGACTGGCGTCTGGATACCGTCAGCCACCGCTTGTTCCACCGCGACGGCGAAGAGGTGATCCTCTCCGGCGCCGACTTTGCCTTGCTCAAGCTGTTTCTCGACAACCCGCAGCAGATCCTCGACCGCGACACCATCGGCAATGCCACCCGTGGGCGCGAGCCGATGCCGCTGGACCGCATCGTCGACATGGCGGTCAGCCGCTTGCGCTCGCGTCTGCGCGATACCGACAAGCCGCCGCGCTTGATCCGTACCGTGCGTGGCAGCGGCTACCTGTTGGCGGCACATGTCTGCCCCGCTAACTGA
- a CDS encoding glucokinase gives MKDLLVGDIGGTNARFALWRDNQLHAVQVLATADYTSPEQAIEAYLSEQGLARGGLAAVCLAVAGPVDGDEFRFTNNHWRLSRKAFCQTLQVEHLQLINDFSAMALGMTRLRDGEFRQVCGGAADPSRPALVIGPGTGLGVGSLLRLGEQRWLALPGEGGHVDLPVGNAREAAIHQEIHRQIGHVSAETVLSGGGLVRLYQAICALDGDVQRHTTPAQITDAALSGEPRALAVVEQFCRFLGRVAGNNVLTLGARGGVYIVGGVIPRFAELFLRSGFAASFADKGCMSGYFSGVPVWLVTAEFSGLLGAGVALQQTLEH, from the coding sequence GTGAAAGACCTGCTGGTTGGCGACATTGGCGGTACCAACGCACGTTTTGCCCTGTGGCGCGACAACCAGCTGCACGCCGTGCAGGTGCTGGCCACCGCCGACTACACCAGCCCCGAGCAGGCAATCGAGGCCTATCTAAGTGAGCAAGGCCTAGCCCGTGGCGGCCTGGCCGCGGTGTGCCTGGCGGTGGCTGGACCGGTGGATGGCGATGAGTTTCGCTTCACCAACAACCACTGGCGCCTGAGCCGCAAGGCGTTCTGCCAGACCCTGCAAGTCGAGCACCTGCAACTGATCAATGATTTTTCCGCGATGGCCCTGGGCATGACCCGCCTGCGCGATGGCGAGTTTCGCCAGGTGTGCGGCGGTGCTGCCGACCCGAGCCGTCCGGCGCTGGTGATCGGGCCTGGCACCGGCCTTGGCGTGGGCAGTTTGCTGCGCTTGGGTGAGCAGCGCTGGCTGGCGTTGCCAGGGGAGGGCGGCCATGTCGACCTGCCGGTGGGCAACGCGCGCGAGGCGGCCATTCACCAAGAGATTCATCGGCAGATCGGCCATGTCAGTGCCGAGACCGTGCTCAGTGGTGGTGGGTTGGTGCGCTTGTATCAGGCGATCTGTGCCTTGGATGGCGACGTCCAGCGGCACACGACCCCGGCGCAGATCACCGATGCGGCTTTGTCCGGTGAGCCACGGGCGTTGGCGGTGGTCGAGCAGTTTTGCCGGTTCCTTGGACGGGTAGCGGGGAACAATGTCCTGACCCTGGGCGCGCGAGGTGGGGTTTATATCGTTGGTGGCGTGATTCCGCGCTTTGCCGAGTTGTTTTTGCGCAGTGGTTTTGCCGCGAGTTTTGCCGACAAGGGGTGCATGAGTGGGTATTTCAGCGGTGTGCCGGTATGGTTGGTGACGGCTGAGTTTTCCGGCTTGCTGGGGGCTGGTGTCGCTCTGCAGCAAACGTTGGAACATTGA
- a CDS encoding D-mannose isomerase — protein MSTDQFPLTRSLDSPAHLTWLLAEGQRLVSFAKASRLAEGFAGLDAQGRLPNEAIAETIITARMTHCFAMAHVQGIPGCLALVEHGVAALSGPLCDARFGGWYAKPARYGDTGKAAYLHAFVALAASSAVVAGSTAAPQLLQAASEIIERHFWSDEEGALRESFSRDWQQEEAYRGANSNMHATEAFLALADVTGDSVWLDRALRIVERIIHGQARANGYQVIEHFDPRWQALAQYNAANPADGFRPYGITPGHGFEWSRLLLHLEAARQLASLATPDWLLPAARVLFDSACEHGWHADGAPGIVYTLDWDKRPVVRQRLHWTHAEASAAAAALWRRTGEAHYQGWYHCFWTFIDSHLIDRAAGSWHHELDPDNRPSASIWGGKPDLYHAYQAVLLPALPLAPSLATALARANVTK, from the coding sequence ATGAGCACCGATCAATTTCCGCTCACCCGTTCGCTCGATTCACCCGCGCATCTCACTTGGTTGCTGGCTGAAGGGCAACGGTTGGTCTCATTCGCCAAGGCTTCGCGACTTGCCGAAGGCTTCGCCGGCCTCGATGCACAAGGACGTTTGCCCAACGAGGCCATCGCCGAAACCATCATCACTGCGCGTATGACCCACTGCTTCGCCATGGCCCATGTGCAAGGCATTCCAGGCTGTTTGGCCCTGGTCGAACATGGTGTGGCGGCCCTCAGCGGCCCACTCTGCGACGCCCGCTTCGGCGGTTGGTACGCTAAGCCCGCTCGCTATGGCGATACCGGCAAGGCGGCCTACCTGCATGCCTTCGTCGCCCTGGCGGCCAGCTCTGCAGTAGTCGCCGGCAGCACCGCTGCGCCGCAGCTGTTACAGGCGGCAAGCGAGATCATCGAAAGGCATTTCTGGAGCGACGAGGAGGGCGCCCTGCGTGAAAGTTTCAGCCGCGACTGGCAGCAGGAGGAAGCCTACCGCGGTGCTAACAGCAACATGCACGCGACCGAGGCGTTCCTCGCCCTGGCCGATGTCACCGGCGACAGCGTCTGGTTGGATCGCGCGCTTAGGATCGTCGAACGCATCATCCATGGCCAGGCGCGGGCCAACGGTTACCAGGTCATCGAGCATTTCGACCCGCGCTGGCAAGCACTGGCGCAGTACAACGCGGCGAACCCTGCCGATGGCTTTCGTCCCTATGGCATCACCCCCGGGCACGGCTTCGAATGGTCACGCTTGCTCTTGCACCTGGAGGCCGCGCGCCAGTTGGCCAGCCTGGCCACGCCTGACTGGCTGCTGCCCGCCGCCCGTGTCCTGTTCGACAGCGCCTGTGAACACGGTTGGCACGCCGACGGTGCCCCAGGCATCGTCTACACCCTGGATTGGGATAAGCGCCCGGTAGTGCGCCAGCGCCTGCACTGGACCCACGCCGAAGCCAGCGCTGCCGCCGCAGCGTTATGGCGGCGCACCGGCGAGGCCCATTACCAGGGCTGGTACCACTGTTTCTGGACGTTCATCGATAGCCACTTGATCGACCGCGCCGCTGGCAGTTGGCACCACGAGTTGGACCCAGATAATCGCCCCAGCGCCAGCATCTGGGGCGGCAAACCCGACCTCTACCATGCCTACCAGGCCGTGCTGCTACCTGCTTTGCCGCTGGCGCCCAGCCTGGCTACTGCACTCGCCCGGGCCAATGTAACCAAGTGA
- the edd gene encoding phosphogluconate dehydratase, translating into MHPRILEVTQRLTERSRPTRERYLQLIRGAASDGPMRASLQCANFAHGVAGCGAEDKHSLRMMNAANVAIVSAYNDMLSAHQPYLHFPEQIKQALREIGSVGQFAGGVPAMCDGVTQGEPGMELAIASREVIAMSTAIALSHNMFDAALMLGICDKIVPGLMMGALRFGHLPTIFVPGGPMPSGISNKQKADVRQRYAEGKASREELLESEMKSYHSPGTCTFYGTANTNQLVMEVMGLHLPGASFVNPYTPLRDALTAEAAQQVTRMTKASGSFMPLGEIVDEKALVNSIVALHATGGSTNHTLHIPAIAQAAGIQLTWQDMADLSEVVPTLSHVYPNGKADINHFQAAGGMSFLIRELLDAGLLHEDVNTVAGHGLRRYTQEPFLEDGRLVWREGPLQSLDENILRPVSRPFSAEGGLRVMEGNLGRGVMKVSAVAPEHQVVEAPARVFHDQQSLADAFKAGELERDFVAVVRFQGPRCNGMPELHKLTPFLGVLQDRGYKVALVTDGRMSGASGKIPAAIHVCPEAYDGGPLARVRDGDIVRVDGVEGTLQLMVSADELASRELPAAPLGNDLGCGRELFGFMRVAFSPAEQGASAFTSGLENLK; encoded by the coding sequence ATGCACCCGCGCATCCTTGAGGTCACCCAACGGCTGACCGAACGCAGCCGTCCCACCCGTGAGCGCTACCTGCAACTGATTCGTGGCGCGGCCAGTGATGGCCCCATGCGCGCCAGTCTGCAGTGCGCCAACTTCGCCCATGGTGTGGCCGGTTGCGGTGCCGAGGACAAGCACAGCTTGCGCATGATGAACGCGGCCAACGTGGCGATCGTCTCGGCCTATAACGACATGCTCTCGGCGCACCAGCCGTACCTGCATTTCCCCGAACAGATCAAACAGGCGCTGCGCGAGATCGGCTCGGTCGGCCAGTTCGCTGGCGGCGTGCCGGCCATGTGCGATGGCGTGACCCAGGGCGAGCCGGGCATGGAGCTGGCCATCGCCAGCCGCGAAGTGATCGCCATGTCCACCGCGATTGCCTTGTCGCACAACATGTTCGATGCCGCGTTGATGCTCGGCATCTGCGACAAGATCGTCCCGGGCCTGATGATGGGCGCGCTGCGCTTCGGCCATCTGCCGACCATTTTCGTCCCCGGCGGGCCGATGCCTTCGGGCATTTCCAACAAGCAGAAGGCCGACGTGCGCCAGCGCTATGCCGAGGGCAAGGCCAGCCGCGAGGAGCTGCTGGAGTCGGAGATGAAGTCCTATCACAGCCCCGGCACCTGCACCTTCTACGGCACCGCCAACACCAACCAGTTGGTGATGGAAGTGATGGGCCTGCACCTGCCCGGCGCCTCGTTCGTCAACCCCTACACGCCACTGCGCGACGCCCTGACGGCCGAGGCGGCGCAGCAAGTGACGCGGATGACCAAGGCCAGCGGCAGCTTCATGCCATTGGGCGAGATCGTCGACGAGAAGGCGTTGGTCAACTCGATCGTCGCCCTGCACGCCACTGGCGGCTCGACCAACCACACCCTGCACATCCCGGCTATCGCTCAGGCAGCAGGCATCCAGCTGACCTGGCAGGACATGGCCGACCTCTCCGAGGTGGTGCCGACGCTGTCGCATGTCTATCCGAACGGCAAGGCCGACATCAACCATTTCCAGGCGGCAGGCGGTATGTCGTTCCTGATTCGCGAGCTGCTCGATGCCGGGCTGCTGCATGAAGACGTCAACACCGTGGCGGGCCACGGCCTGCGCCGCTACACCCAGGAGCCGTTCCTCGAGGATGGCCGCTTGGTCTGGCGCGAAGGCCCGTTGCAGAGCCTGGATGAAAACATCCTGCGCCCGGTGTCTCGGCCATTCTCCGCTGAGGGCGGGCTGCGGGTCATGGAGGGCAACCTGGGCCGTGGGGTGATGAAAGTCTCTGCCGTGGCGCCTGAGCACCAGGTGGTCGAGGCGCCAGCGCGGGTGTTCCATGACCAGCAGTCGCTGGCCGATGCCTTCAAGGCTGGCGAGCTGGAGCGCGACTTCGTCGCCGTGGTGCGCTTCCAGGGGCCGCGCTGCAATGGCATGCCTGAGTTGCACAAGCTCACGCCGTTCCTCGGGGTGTTGCAGGATCGCGGTTACAAGGTGGCACTGGTGACCGATGGACGCATGTCCGGCGCATCGGGCAAGATCCCGGCAGCCATTCACGTTTGCCCGGAAGCCTATGATGGTGGCCCGCTGGCGCGCGTGCGTGATGGTGATATCGTGCGGGTCGATGGTGTCGAAGGCACCTTGCAGCTGATGGTCTCGGCCGACGAACTGGCCAGCCGCGAGCTGCCAGCCGCACCGCTGGGCAATGACCTGGGCTGTGGTCGCGAGCTGTTCGGCTTCATGCGTGTGGCGTTCAGCCCGGCCGAGCAGGGCGCCAGCGCCTTTACCTCTGGCTTGGAGAACCTCAAGTGA
- a CDS encoding ABC transporter substrate-binding protein: protein MNSTLRLAAAISLASLFPLSALAADSKGSVEVVHWWTSGGEKAAVDVLKAQVEKDGFTWKDGAVAGGGGATAMTVLKSRAVAGNPPGVAQIKGPDIQDWASTGLLDSDVLKDVAKAENWDALLEKKVADTVKFDGDYVAVPVNIHRVNWLWINPEVFKKAGIDKPPTTLEEFYAAGDKLKAAGFIALAHGGQPWQDSTVFEAVVLSVMGADGYKKAFVDLDNATLTGPDMVKSLTELKRVATYMDVDGKGQDWNLEAAKVINGKAGMQVMGDWAKSEWTLAKKVAGQDYQCVPFPGTDKAFTYNIDSLVVFKQKDAGTSAGQQDIAKVVMGENFQKLFSTNKGSIPVRKDLLADMAKHGFDACAQTSAKDFLADAQNGGLQPSMAHNMATNLAVQGAFFDVVTNYINDPKADPADAAKKLGAAIKAAQ, encoded by the coding sequence ATGAATTCGACTCTCCGCCTCGCCGCCGCGATCTCTCTTGCCTCGTTATTCCCCCTCAGCGCCCTGGCCGCCGATTCCAAAGGCAGCGTGGAAGTGGTGCATTGGTGGACTTCGGGCGGCGAGAAAGCCGCGGTCGACGTACTCAAAGCCCAGGTCGAGAAAGATGGGTTCACCTGGAAAGATGGCGCAGTCGCAGGCGGTGGCGGTGCAACGGCCATGACGGTGCTCAAAAGCCGTGCAGTCGCCGGCAACCCGCCAGGCGTCGCCCAGATCAAGGGGCCGGATATCCAGGACTGGGCCTCCACCGGGCTGCTCGACAGCGACGTACTCAAGGATGTAGCCAAGGCCGAGAACTGGGACGCTCTGCTGGAGAAGAAGGTCGCCGACACCGTCAAGTTCGACGGCGACTACGTGGCGGTGCCGGTGAACATTCACCGGGTCAACTGGTTGTGGATCAACCCTGAAGTGTTCAAGAAAGCCGGTATCGACAAACCGCCGACCACCCTCGAAGAATTCTATGCCGCTGGCGACAAGCTCAAGGCCGCAGGCTTCATCGCGCTCGCCCATGGTGGCCAGCCGTGGCAGGACAGCACCGTATTCGAAGCGGTAGTGCTGTCGGTGATGGGGGCGGACGGCTACAAGAAAGCCTTCGTCGACCTCGATAACGCCACCCTGACCGGTCCGGACATGGTCAAGTCGCTGACCGAGCTCAAGCGAGTCGCAACCTACATGGATGTCGACGGCAAAGGCCAGGACTGGAACCTGGAGGCGGCCAAGGTCATCAATGGCAAGGCCGGCATGCAGGTCATGGGCGACTGGGCCAAGAGCGAATGGACCTTGGCCAAGAAGGTCGCCGGCCAGGATTACCAGTGCGTGCCGTTCCCCGGCACCGACAAGGCCTTCACCTACAACATCGACTCGCTGGTGGTGTTCAAGCAGAAGGACGCCGGTACTTCCGCCGGCCAGCAGGACATCGCCAAGGTGGTCATGGGCGAGAACTTCCAGAAACTGTTCAGCACCAACAAAGGCTCGATCCCGGTGCGCAAGGACCTGCTCGCCGACATGGCCAAGCATGGCTTCGATGCCTGCGCGCAAACCTCGGCCAAGGACTTCCTTGCCGACGCCCAGAACGGCGGCCTGCAACCGAGCATGGCGCACAACATGGCGACCAACCTGGCGGTGCAGGGCGCGTTCTTCGATGTGGTGACCAACTACATCAATGACCCCAAGGCCGATCCTGCGGATGCTGCGAAGAAGCTGGGTGCAGCGATCAAGGCGGCGCAATAG
- a CDS encoding FecR family protein, translated as MTDSHAPRPSPAGPDARARAMDEALDWLVRLQCASEADTHEFETWLSAAPENAEAYVEAEALWNGAPLRQAAVQIHQSRRNALSARVRRHWKPLATAAVLLVGLFTFGNLPVRLQADHLTVVGERQRLQLDEGAKVLLNTNSAFASDLRDGRPVARLLQGEAYFQVSGGSQLPLEVQAGPLRAQVRDTDFAVRYLDGEAQVRVQRGDVDLQAASDQRIRLTAGDSISVGPQGFGERLRPDMHKDLAWVDGRLVFENCPLSQVLAEVRRYYPGWIINRNDQLDHVAVTGNYRLDQPLETLRALAHMTSAQLHEYPAVVILN; from the coding sequence GTGACTGACAGCCATGCCCCCCGCCCATCACCCGCCGGGCCCGATGCCCGCGCCCGTGCCATGGACGAGGCGCTGGACTGGCTGGTGCGCCTGCAATGCGCCAGCGAAGCAGACACCCATGAGTTCGAGACCTGGCTCAGTGCCGCGCCGGAGAATGCCGAGGCCTACGTCGAGGCTGAGGCCTTGTGGAATGGCGCGCCCCTGCGCCAGGCCGCCGTGCAGATTCATCAAAGCCGCCGCAACGCCTTGAGCGCACGTGTTCGCCGCCACTGGAAACCGCTGGCGACGGCGGCCGTGCTGCTGGTCGGGCTGTTCACCTTTGGCAACCTGCCGGTGCGTTTGCAGGCCGATCACTTGACCGTGGTTGGCGAACGCCAGCGCTTGCAGCTGGATGAGGGGGCCAAGGTGTTGCTCAACACTAACTCGGCGTTTGCCAGCGATCTGCGCGATGGCCGACCGGTCGCCCGGTTGCTGCAGGGCGAGGCATATTTTCAGGTGAGCGGTGGCAGTCAATTGCCTCTTGAAGTGCAAGCCGGACCGCTGCGGGCGCAGGTGCGCGACACTGATTTTGCGGTGCGTTACCTGGATGGCGAGGCGCAGGTTCGTGTGCAGCGGGGGGATGTCGATCTGCAGGCGGCGAGTGACCAGCGTATCCGGCTCACGGCCGGTGACAGCATCAGCGTTGGTCCGCAGGGCTTCGGTGAGCGGTTGCGGCCTGACATGCACAAGGATCTGGCCTGGGTCGATGGGCGGCTGGTGTTCGAGAACTGTCCGTTGAGCCAGGTGCTTGCCGAGGTCCGGCGGTACTATCCTGGGTGGATCATCAATCGCAATGATCAACTGGATCATGTGGCGGTGACCGGGAATTATCGGCTGGATCAGCCGCTGGAGACGCTGCGGGCGTTGGCTCATATGACTTCGGCGCAGTTGCATGAGTATCCGGCGGTGGTGATTTTGAACTGA
- a CDS encoding ATP-binding protein, which translates to MSAPLTERRWRLLPRSLLGRMLLLTLLVVLLAQGLSSLIWVAQLRASQLQGLRASASSLAHSMSASVSYFRSLPVAYRPMVLDQLRSMGGTRFFVSLNDKPLDMAVLPITPRKQAVIEVFQQVLHERLGQQIEVSVEFVSPDELRIFNSGLKLDELPRSWAHYSLTLEPLNPPVLVTQIRLGQGEWLYIASLLPEPYTSLEAERLPRQQMGFIALTTAMLLLFIGLLVHWQSRHLKRLARAARELSLGADVAPVVEGGGSEVVEVGRAFNSMRERISRYLTERSQLFSAISHDLRTPITRLRLRVELLEDERQQAKFSRDLDELELLVKGALQCVKDTDIHENIEPIDLNQMLEILAEPYLGDGRITLEGSAQAPYPGKALALRRCIGNLIDNAIKYGERAHLRIIDGAEGFVLQVDDQGPGVPQQQMEQVFEPHFRLAGKQQGYGLGLGIARNIAHSHGGEVSLLNLREGGLRVTLCLPRTPE; encoded by the coding sequence ATGTCTGCCCCGCTAACTGAGCGCCGTTGGCGCCTGCTGCCGCGCTCGTTGCTCGGAAGGATGCTGCTGCTGACGTTGTTGGTGGTGCTGCTCGCCCAGGGTTTGTCGAGCCTGATCTGGGTCGCGCAACTGCGCGCCAGCCAGCTGCAGGGGCTACGGGCCAGTGCCAGTAGCCTGGCCCATTCGATGAGTGCCAGCGTCAGTTACTTTCGTTCGCTGCCCGTGGCCTACCGGCCGATGGTGCTCGACCAATTGCGCAGCATGGGTGGCACGCGGTTTTTCGTTTCGCTCAACGATAAGCCGCTGGACATGGCCGTGCTGCCGATCACCCCACGCAAGCAGGCCGTGATCGAGGTGTTCCAACAGGTGCTGCATGAGCGGCTCGGCCAGCAGATCGAAGTGTCCGTCGAGTTCGTCAGCCCCGATGAGCTGCGCATCTTCAACAGCGGGCTCAAGCTCGATGAACTGCCGCGCTCGTGGGCGCATTATTCGCTGACCCTCGAGCCGCTCAATCCGCCGGTGTTGGTGACGCAGATTCGCCTGGGCCAGGGCGAGTGGCTGTATATCGCCTCGCTGCTGCCCGAGCCCTATACCAGCCTTGAGGCCGAACGGCTGCCCCGCCAGCAGATGGGTTTCATCGCCCTGACCACCGCCATGCTGTTGCTGTTCATCGGCTTGCTGGTGCATTGGCAAAGCCGGCACTTGAAGCGCCTGGCGCGGGCGGCGCGAGAGTTGTCGCTGGGCGCCGATGTAGCGCCGGTGGTCGAAGGTGGCGGCAGTGAAGTGGTCGAAGTGGGGCGCGCGTTCAACAGCATGCGTGAACGCATCAGTCGCTACCTGACGGAGCGCAGCCAGCTGTTCAGTGCCATTTCCCATGACCTGCGCACGCCAATCACCCGCCTGCGGCTGAGGGTCGAGTTGCTCGAAGACGAGCGTCAGCAAGCCAAGTTCAGCCGTGATCTGGATGAGCTGGAGCTGCTGGTCAAAGGTGCCTTGCAGTGCGTGAAGGACACCGACATTCACGAGAACATCGAGCCGATCGACCTCAATCAAATGCTGGAGATCCTGGCTGAGCCGTATCTGGGTGATGGCCGCATTACCCTGGAGGGCAGTGCCCAGGCGCCTTATCCAGGCAAGGCCCTGGCGCTGCGCCGGTGCATTGGCAACCTGATCGATAACGCCATCAAGTACGGCGAGCGCGCGCATTTGCGCATCATCGATGGCGCCGAAGGGTTTGTCTTGCAGGTGGATGATCAGGGCCCGGGCGTGCCGCAGCAGCAGATGGAGCAGGTGTTCGAGCCGCACTTTCGCCTGGCGGGCAAGCAACAGGGTTATGGCTTGGGGTTAGGGATCGCACGCAACATTGCCCACAGTCATGGGGGCGAAGTGAGCCTGTTGAATTTGCGTGAGGGTGGGCTGCGGGTGACCTTGTGTCTGCCACGTACGCCTGAGTGA